CCTTCGGGTTTCCGGTGGTTCCGGAGGTGTAGACGAGGGTGAGGATGTCCTCGGGCCGCACGGCCCGCCAGGTCGCCTCGAAATCGAAATCACCGCTGCCCATGGCTTTCAGCTCGGGGAGGCCGAGCGTGCCCTCCGGTGCGCCATCGAGGCAGACGATGGCCTCGATCGGTGCGCCGGAGCGGCGGATGCGCTCGACGTACTGCTGCTCACAAATCACCACCCGGTTGCCCGCGTTCTCGAACACGTAGTTCAGCTGCTCGGGTGCGAGGGTGTTGTATACCGAAAACGAGGTCGCGCCGGTGTGCTGGACGCCGACCTCGACGGGATAGAACTCCACCCGATTACCCATCATCAGCGCGACGGTGTCGCCGTGGCCGACCCCGAGGGCGTGCAGCCCGGCGGCGACCTCGCGGACCTGATCGGCGTACTGCCGCCAGGTAAGTGTGTGATCACCGCCGATGGATCGGACGGCCACCGCGGCCGGATCAATTGCCGCGTTGCGCTGGAATGCGGCACAGGACGTGTTCGGTTCGCTCATCCCACAACCTCGTTCAGTACACCTGGCTTTCCCAGACCGTAGGTGCCCGGCCGACACGCGGGGGCCGTTTTGACCGTATTGGGCGACCGCCCTCGCCCGACGGTCAATGCTGAGGTCGTCCCTCGCAGGACCTACGGCTCGGATCAGCTGGTCGGCCGCGAGCACCGCCGCATGCGGTCGCGCGCAACATGATCGACAGCAATGGGAACGCGACCCGTGCGGCGGAATTCGGTCTGCTACCGCAGTGTCACCCGAATATGGGCGCCGCGAACTTCGCTGAGCGCGGCCCGAGCACCGCCACGATGGGGTACTGTACGGTGCGTCAAGTCCGGCTCGAACGAACAGAACGGCGCCGCGAATGTCACGTGTGGTCACCAAAGAGCAGTACTTCGACACCGCACTGGAGGTGCTCGCCGAATTCGGGTTCAAGGGCCTCAACATCGGCGTGCTATGTCGGCAGCTCGGCGTCACCAGCGGCTCGTTCTACCACCATTTCGGCAGCTGGCAAGGATTCGTCGACGCCCTGCTCGACCACTGGGAAAACCGCCAGGTCCGCATCCTGCGGACGCTGAAGTTCAACCAGGGCAACCCCGACGACGACATTCGCGCCATGTCCGTTCTCGCCGCCGGATTGCACCATGCCGCCGAGGCCGCGATCCGCGCGTGGGCCGCGAATGACGAGTCGGTCAACCTCGCTCTCAAACGCGTCGACGAATCCCGCAGGCGCACCGTGCACAAGGCGATCAAAGGCGTCGTCGGCGACGACGCCACCACCACCGTGGTGACCTCGCTGGGCATGGCGATGCTGGTCGGGTACCAGCAGATCGCCGCGGGCGGCGAGGAGCTGTCGCTCGACGGGCTGCTCGCCGAATACGCGCGCCTGATCTACTCGCACGCCCAGCGCTGAAGCCCCGCGGCTAGCCGAGCAGCTCGTCCACGTAGCACCACCGCCACGCCTCACCCGGCTCCACACTACGCATCACCGGATGCCCGCTGCTCGCGTAGTGCTTGGTCGCATGATTGCCCGGCGAGGAGTCGCAGCAGGCGATGTGCTCACACGACAAGCACATCCGGAGATGCACCCACACCAGCCCCTCGGCCACACATTCGGCGCACTCGTCGGCCCCAGTAGGCTCACACACCAGCGGCGCGGCGCACAGATGCGCGCAGTTGTCCTCGGCCACCGGGCCCGCCAGCGGTTCGAGACGCCCTTCCTCGGCCTCGTCGAAGCGGTCGATCATCGACTCCTCGAGATCCAGCCGCGCCATGACGTGCTGAAGGATCTCGTAGTCCACCACCCCGGAATCCCGCACCCGCAGCACGGTTTCGCGTTCGGCACGCAGCATCTCCAGCCGCAGCCGCCGGTACTCGGCGGTGGGGGTGGCCAGTTCCGACTCGGCGCGTCCTAGCCGCTCCCACGCGGCATTCGTCTTCCAGGTCACACGGTCGCGCAGCATCTCGACCACGGCGGGCGGGGTATCCGGCGTGATCGCCGCATCGAGCGCGGCCAGGCCCGCCGCAGTGGATTGCTGCAACAGGTTGGCCTTCTGCAGCGCGTCCTCGGCACGGCTGGGCCCGCGCAGCCGCAGCCACCGCATCAGCCACGGCAGCGATGTCCCCTGCAACAGCAGTGTTCCCGCCACCACGACCAGCGCGAGGAGTTTCAGCACCGGCAATTGCGGGGTGTCCTCGGGCAGCAGCAGCACCGCCGCCAATGTCACAACGCCGCGCATACCCGCCCACGACACCACAACCAGGTGCGTCAATGGCACATCGTCGGCCCTCCCGAACCTGCGTGACAGCAGCGTCGACGGAAACACCCACAGCGGCCGCGCCAGCATCGTCACCGCCAGCACCGTGATCGCCGCCGACACCAGAGTGCGGTGGTCGAGCCCGCTGCTCCACGCACCCTCGACAATCGCGCGCACCTGCAACCCGATAATGACGAACACCGAACTCTCCAAGATGAATTGGATGGTCCGCCAGTTGATGCGCTCGGAGATCCGCGACGCCGCACTCTGCCACACCGGTGCGCCGTGTCCGAGGATCATGCCGCAGCAGACTACGGCGATCACCCCCGAGGCGTGGATGCCCTCGGCGGGCAGATACGCCGCGAACGGAGCCAAGAACGACAGCGTCGTGTCGAGCACCGGATCGGTGATGCGCCGCCGCAGCATCGCCAGCAGGTAAGCGACGACGATGCCGACCACCGCACCACCGCCTGCCGCGAGCAGGAAGTCACCGCCGGCCTGCCACACCGACAGGGTGCCCGCCGACGCCGCTATCGCGGTGCGCAAAGCCACCAGCGCGGTCGCGTCGTTGAACAGCGACTCCGACTCCAGGATCGCCACGATCCGCCGCGGCATCCCGATCCGGCGCGCCACCGCCGTCGCGGCCACGGCGTCCGGCGGCGCCACCACCGCACCCAACGCGACCGCGACCGCGAACGGCACCGGCAAAAGCCACCACACCACCGCCGCGACGGCGAACGTGCTGAACAGCACCAACCCCACCGACAGCAGCACGATGGTGCGCACATTGGCGCGGAAATCCACCAGCGACGTGCGGATAGCGGCGGTATACAGCAACGGAGGCAGCAGACCGAGCAGAATGATCTCCGGATCCGGGTGGATCTCCGGCACGAACGGCAGATACGACGCCGCCACCCCGGACAGTGTCAGCACCAGCGGTTCGGACACCCCGAACCGACGCGCCAGCGCCGCCAACGCGGCCGCCGACGCGACGAGAACAACCAGGCCGATCGCGACATGCACTGTGGCATTCTCGCAGAGCGCACGATCGGCAACCGGCCGCGCGGTATGTGACACGTGCGCGGTCGGCGGAACGGCTGTGCCCGGCGCGTGCACGCGCCATGCTTGTCGGCGAAAGGGAGGTAGGCATGGAGGAGTTTGCGTCCTGGCGGGCGAACGGACGACGGCACACCCACCGCGGTCACCAGATCTTCTGGCGGGACGGCGGCGGGGGCGCCGAAGACACACTCGTCTGTATCCACGGATTTCCCACCGCATCATGGGACTGGCACGCCGTCTGGCCCGGCCTGTGCGAACGCTTCGCACGGGTCATCGCCCCGGACATGATCGGTTACGGCTGGTCGGCGAAACCGCGCCACTACGACTACACGATCGGCGACCAGGCCGACATCCACGAAAACCTGCTGCGTGAACAAGGCGTGGGCCGGTACCACATCCTCGCCCACGACTACGGCGACACGGTCACGCAGGAACTGCTGGCCCGCGATGCCGAACGCCGTGCGGCAGGCGACGAATCACTGATGATCGAATCGGTGTGCCTGCTCAACGGCGGCCTGTTCCCCGAGGCCCACCGACCGCGTCTGATACAGCGGCTGCTGGCGAGCCCGCTTGGACCGGCAGTCGGGGTGTTCGGCAGTGAGCGCACCTTCTGCCACAGCCTGGCCGCGGTGTTCGGTCCCGACACCAAACCCAGCGACACCGAAGCACACCAGTTCTGGCTGCTGTGGTGCAGCAAGCACGGTAAACGCAATGGACACAAGCTGATCCGCTATATGGCCGAGCGCCGCAAGCATCGAGACCGCTGGGTCGGAGCGTTGCAGCAGGCGCAGGTCCCGATCCGGCTCATCGACGGCCTGCTCGACCCGGTCTCCGGCGCGCACATGGTGCACCGCTACCGCGAGCTGATCCCCGACCCGGACGTGGTGGAACTGCCGAGGATCGGCCACTACCCCCAGCTCGAGGCGCCAGAGGAGACGCTGACGGCGTTCCTGGAATTTCACGGCAACCGGGTCGGCTGAACCCGCGCCATCGGCGATTCCCGCGGGCGGACGTTCGGGGTGACCGCACCGCCGGGTCGTGGCGCCAGATTGTGTGAACCGGGAGGATCTGCCGCGCGTGAGCGAGGGGCAGATCCTCCCTATCTGTGAGACGCTCGGGCACATTCCGCTTACCGGCGGTACGGATCGGCCGATCTGTTGCGGTTGGTACAGGTCCGGACGCTGGCCAAGGCCCTGGTCCCAGAAGGCTTC
The DNA window shown above is from Nocardia sp. NBC_01730 and carries:
- a CDS encoding TetR/AcrR family transcriptional regulator; translation: MSRVVTKEQYFDTALEVLAEFGFKGLNIGVLCRQLGVTSGSFYHHFGSWQGFVDALLDHWENRQVRILRTLKFNQGNPDDDIRAMSVLAAGLHHAAEAAIRAWAANDESVNLALKRVDESRRRTVHKAIKGVVGDDATTTVVTSLGMAMLVGYQQIAAGGEELSLDGLLAEYARLIYSHAQR
- a CDS encoding Na+/H+ antiporter, whose product is MHVAIGLVVLVASAAALAALARRFGVSEPLVLTLSGVAASYLPFVPEIHPDPEIILLGLLPPLLYTAAIRTSLVDFRANVRTIVLLSVGLVLFSTFAVAAVVWWLLPVPFAVAVALGAVVAPPDAVAATAVARRIGMPRRIVAILESESLFNDATALVALRTAIAASAGTLSVWQAGGDFLLAAGGGAVVGIVVAYLLAMLRRRITDPVLDTTLSFLAPFAAYLPAEGIHASGVIAVVCCGMILGHGAPVWQSAASRISERINWRTIQFILESSVFVIIGLQVRAIVEGAWSSGLDHRTLVSAAITVLAVTMLARPLWVFPSTLLSRRFGRADDVPLTHLVVVSWAGMRGVVTLAAVLLLPEDTPQLPVLKLLALVVVAGTLLLQGTSLPWLMRWLRLRGPSRAEDALQKANLLQQSTAAGLAALDAAITPDTPPAVVEMLRDRVTWKTNAAWERLGRAESELATPTAEYRRLRLEMLRAERETVLRVRDSGVVDYEILQHVMARLDLEESMIDRFDEAEEGRLEPLAGPVAEDNCAHLCAAPLVCEPTGADECAECVAEGLVWVHLRMCLSCEHIACCDSSPGNHATKHYASSGHPVMRSVEPGEAWRWCYVDELLG
- a CDS encoding alpha/beta fold hydrolase; the encoded protein is MEEFASWRANGRRHTHRGHQIFWRDGGGGAEDTLVCIHGFPTASWDWHAVWPGLCERFARVIAPDMIGYGWSAKPRHYDYTIGDQADIHENLLREQGVGRYHILAHDYGDTVTQELLARDAERRAAGDESLMIESVCLLNGGLFPEAHRPRLIQRLLASPLGPAVGVFGSERTFCHSLAAVFGPDTKPSDTEAHQFWLLWCSKHGKRNGHKLIRYMAERRKHRDRWVGALQQAQVPIRLIDGLLDPVSGAHMVHRYRELIPDPDVVELPRIGHYPQLEAPEETLTAFLEFHGNRVG